The Ignicoccus hospitalis KIN4/I genome includes the window AGTCCCCTCTATTAAGTCCTTCCTAGTTAGGGCGGTAACCGTCTTACTCGGGACTAGCTCCCCGCGCTCCAAGGCCTTCAAGGCCAACTCCGAAGGTTTTATTATTATCTTCTTCACCTTGACCTTCCTTAAGAACCCCCTCTTCCGGAGCTCCTCGCAGGGGCTCCCCTCCTCCAAGCACCTCCTAACCCTCGAGGCGTACTCCTTCAACACATTCGCGTCGTAACACAGCTTGCCTTCCCTTATTTCGCCCCCCAAGCGCTTAGCGAGGCCTATCGCGACCCCCGCCTCGGGCCCGAGCTTCGACTTGAGCTCGCTCAGCTCGACACACTCCCCCATCTCTAACAACTTCTCCTCCGGCAACCTTTCGCTCAGATACTTCTTCCCCTTCTCGTTAAGCTCGAAAGTTTCCACCTCGACGCGCTCAACCTCCACTAACCCCTTCTTCTCCAGTTCCGCCAGGGGCCTCATGAGTTCTTCCTTCCTCTTTCCTAACTTCTTGGCCACCGTTTCGAGGTCCTCTCCGTCCTTGCTGAGTGACACGAGCAAGCGGTACTGTTCCTCGGGCACCCTTATCAAGAAAGGTCCCTACGACATAACTTGGGGGACTAAAAAGGCGGATGAGGAGCGCTAGGCCGCTCGAGCGGTGAGGAGAGGCCCTCTTCCGACGCCTCATATGTCGAAGTACTGGTAGAACTCCGCCGGGTGCGGGTAGCTCTCTATCTTCAAGCACTCCTCTTTCTTCATCTCTATCCAAGTCTCCAACATCTCCTTGGTGAATATGGGGAACAGCCAGTCGTGGTCGTTCTCCAGCTCCTCTATCGCCTCGCACAAGGTCCTCGGCAGCTGCAAGGGGGTGCCGAGCTGCTTCCTCACTACCTCTTCCAACTCCCTCCTCGTCTTCGGGTCCATGGCGTATATGTTCTGGTCCACCGGCGGCGGGGGCTCGATCTTCTTCTTGATGCCGTCCAAGCCCGCGGCAACCATCGCCGCGAAGGCCAAGTAGGGGTTGGTGCTGGGGTCGGGGGAGCGGTACTCTATCCTCGCCGCCTTCGGCACTCCCCTCATGTAGTTCGGCACCCTGATTATGGCGGAGCGGTTGGCCTTGCTCCAAGCTATGTATATGGGGGCCTCGTAGCCCGGCACCAGCCTCTTGTAGCTGGAGGTGGTCGGGTTGACTATCGCGCTGAGCGCCCTGGCGTGCTTCAAGATACCTCCTATGTAGTACCTAGCCAGCTGGCTCAGCTCCGCGTACTCGTCGTTGGGGTCGTAGAACAAGTTCTCGTCTTTGTCCTTGCTCCACAAGCTCTGGTGGGTGTGCATGCCGTTTCCGTTGTCGGCGTAGACGGGCTTGGGCATGAACGTCGCTACCAGGCCGTACTTGGCAGCCACGTTCTTTACCACGAACTTCAAGGTGACTACCTTGTCAGCCGCTCTGGTGAGCGTGTCGAAACGGAAGTCTATCTCGCCTTGGCCGGGGGAGGCCACCTCGTGGTGGTGAGCCTCCACTTGTATCCCGAAATGGTCCTCGAGCACGGTAGCTATCTCTTGCCTTATCCAGAACATCTTGTCGTATGGTATGGCCGGCACGTAACCTTCCTCGAACCTTATGATCGGGAGCTCCGTGTTCCACGCGGCCTCGGCAGAGACCACCTCCACGTGCATCTTCTTCCAAGGTCTGTCCACCTCATTGATTACTTTGTTGAGTATCATGAACTCCACTTCGGGACCGAAGTAGGCCTTGTACCCTTGCTCAGCTAGGTACTCCTCGGCCCTCTCCGCTATGTACCTCGGGTCCTTCTCGAACCTCTTCGCTTCGCCCTTCTTATAACCTCCCCAGAAGATCTGAGCCAAGAACCTAGCGGTCCTCCCCGCGGCCACCCCCGGAGGGCTCTGCCAGTCGTCCGGAATTATTGCGAAGGTCTCCGGCACGGGCCTCAAGAGCATGTCGCTCTCGTTAATCATAGTGAAGCCCTTTATGGAGGAGCCGTCAAAGCCCCCAACGGCGACGTTGAAGGCGTTCTCCGGGTCGTCCAGTATCTCCCGCGCGGGGAAGGTCATTTGTTGCAACCTTCCGGGGACGTCCAAGAACTGGACCATCACCCACCTGACGTTCTCGGTTTTCATGCTCTCCACTACTTCCTTAACCAACTCCTCGCGTGACACAACTGTTCCCGCGTTCCCCTTCACTGATAAACAAGTATTTATCATCTATCCCAATATTACTGAACAATGTTCACAAAATTGTCAATTTCTATAAACGTTTGTTCATTTAAGCACGGAAAAGCTAAGGCTCGAGGCAACGCGTGTTTACGCACTCCGTTAGGTATACCTAACAAGTTTTTTAGGAGGGGCTCCCGAGCTTATATGGGGGTTACGGTGTATCTGTCGGAAGCGCCGGAGGGGTCGTTGGTAAGGGTAGTTAGGATAGAAGGCGGCTTCGGCGCGGTCAGGAAGTTATACGAACTAGGAATAAGGGAAGGATCAACCATTAAGGTGGTTAGGAACCCTCCCATAGGGCCCCTAATAGTGGAGGTGGACGGTTCGACAATAGCTTTAGGGAGGGGCATAGCTTCCAAAGTCGCGGTGGAGGTTGTGGAGCGGTGAACGCTAAGGACGTCGTCGGTTTTGCGTTCCTCACCATCGGCTTGGCCGTCAGCGCGTTGGCGTGGTCTACCCTCTTCTTGCCAGACCCGATAGCGCTAAAGGTGTTAGAAGTTCTGGCCGTGGCCGCCTTCAGCGTGCTCGGCGGCGTGGTGGC containing:
- the glnA gene encoding type I glutamate--ammonia ligase, producing the protein MSREELVKEVVESMKTENVRWVMVQFLDVPGRLQQMTFPAREILDDPENAFNVAVGGFDGSSIKGFTMINESDMLLRPVPETFAIIPDDWQSPPGVAAGRTARFLAQIFWGGYKKGEAKRFEKDPRYIAERAEEYLAEQGYKAYFGPEVEFMILNKVINEVDRPWKKMHVEVVSAEAAWNTELPIIRFEEGYVPAIPYDKMFWIRQEIATVLEDHFGIQVEAHHHEVASPGQGEIDFRFDTLTRAADKVVTLKFVVKNVAAKYGLVATFMPKPVYADNGNGMHTHQSLWSKDKDENLFYDPNDEYAELSQLARYYIGGILKHARALSAIVNPTTSSYKRLVPGYEAPIYIAWSKANRSAIIRVPNYMRGVPKAARIEYRSPDPSTNPYLAFAAMVAAGLDGIKKKIEPPPPVDQNIYAMDPKTRRELEEVVRKQLGTPLQLPRTLCEAIEELENDHDWLFPIFTKEMLETWIEMKKEECLKIESYPHPAEFYQYFDI
- a CDS encoding FeoA family protein, with the protein product MYLSEAPEGSLVRVVRIEGGFGAVRKLYELGIREGSTIKVVRNPPIGPLIVEVDGSTIALGRGIASKVAVEVVER